A single genomic interval of Gallus gallus isolate bGalGal1 chromosome 10, bGalGal1.mat.broiler.GRCg7b, whole genome shotgun sequence harbors:
- the MINAR1 gene encoding major intrinsically disordered Notch2-binding receptor 1 isoform X1, whose product MESNQETSLFLVKILEELDTKQNTVSYQDLCKSLCARFDLSQLAKLRSVLFYTACLDPNFPATLFKDKMRCTVNNQQSKKIMVAADIVTIFNLIQMNGGVAKEKLPVARQKVKKKESFESCRSDTEICNMAECVPNCELSEQDFSQGFAVRRSSKCRKMDCKDCQQFVPSSEPNFLLGVNKEMKGRAASLDRLQALASYSIATSPPCEMQSTYFPMNIENESISDQDSLPISTGLKETFISNDEPFVMQSCVQKRNIFKEDFHNLITISPNLIPSNKKPEDGHREPQNRKESSKQTFFNHSFEMPYSSQYLNPVYSPIPDKRRVKHESLDDLQASTYFGPTTILGPQDTKKWTGKPTKQTAWPAKSWSLNTEEVPDFERSFFNRNQSEEKPRYQSSNNPSPNFPSADRHQSYLNPKDQQPIMQTNYAVKQNGHKPKEIPSILDVEKHEPVKKFKDKSINCTSVQILSIDRTMSVGTQTEQQVLDHKKCKDLCAPGQAKYAERHSLKHSDDDSEIVSDDISDIFRFLDDMSISGSTGVMQSSCYNSTGSLSQVHKSDCDSSPEHNLTKISNGSACNKLDKVVRADISNVDDELKTSVCKLVLRIGEIEKKLESLSGVREEISQVLGKLSKLDQKIQQPEKVSVQIDLNSLTSDAASDESNSPHIFQCHNTPHGGKLENNPEWCCSDASGSNSESLRVKALKKSLFTRRSSRSLTEENSATESKIASISNSPRDWRAITYTNKVGITEEEMKDRDGGENKDWHRKSKEADRQYEIPQPHRLPKQPKDAFLIEQVFSPHPYPASLKSHMKSNPLYTDMRLTELAEVKRAQPSWTIEEYTRNSGDKGKIAALDLQTQESLNPNNLEYWMEDIYTPGYDSLLKRKEAEFRRAKVCKIAALIAAAACTVILVIVVPICTMKS is encoded by the exons ATGGAGTCCAACCAGGAAACCTCACTCTTCCTGGTGAAGATCTTGGAGGAGCTGGACACAAAGCAGAATACTGTTTCTTACCAGGATCTCTGCAAGTCACTCTGTGCAAGGTTTGATCTGTCCCAGCTGGCCAAGCTCCGTAGTGTGTTGTTTTACACTGCTTGCCTGGATCCTAATTTCCCAGCGACTTTATTCAAAGACAAAATGCGATGCACTGTAAACAATCAGCAATCAAAGAAAATCATGGTGGCAGCAGATATAGTAACGATATTCAATCTCATACAAATGAACGGGGGAGTGGCCAAGGAGAAACTTCCAGTTGCAAGgcagaaagtgaagaagaagGAGTCCTTTGAGTCATGTAGGTCTGACACAGAGATCTGCAACATGGCAGAGTGTGTGCCCAACTGTGAGCTGAGTGAGCAGGACTTCAGCCAGGGCTTTGCAGTCAGAAGGTCTTCAAAATGCAGGAAGATGGACTGCAAAGACTGCCAGCAGTTTGTTCCCTCATCAGAGCCCAACTTCTTGCTTGGAGTTAACAAGGAGATGAAGGGCCGGGCTGCCTCTCTGGACAGGCTGCAGGCTCTGGCGTCCTACTCCATCGCCACGTCTCCGCCGTGTGAGATGCAGAGTACGTACTTCCCCATGAACATTGAAAATGAATCTATTTCAGACCAGGACTCTTTGCCTATAAGCACAGGCCTGAAAGaaactttcatttcaaatgacGAGCCGTTTGTGATGCAGTCGTGTgtccagaaaagaaatatattcaaAGAAGATTTTCATAATCTGATTACAATATCTCCCAACTTAATACCATCCAACAAAAAGCCGGAAGATGGACACAGAGAGcctcagaacagaaaagaaagctctAAGCAGACTTTTTTCAACCACAGCTTTGAAATGCCATACAGCAGCCAGTACTTGAATCCAGTTTATTCTCCTATACCAGATAAAAGACGAGTGAAGCACGAAAGCTTAGATGATCTTCAAGCTTCAACGTATTTTGGCCCAACGACTATTCTTGGGCCCCAGGATACCAAAAAGTGGACTGGAAAGCCAACCAAACAAACTGCCTGGCCAGCTAAAAGCTGGAGTTTAAATACCGAGGAGGTACCTGACTTTGAACGatcattttttaatagaaatcagTCAGAAGAGAAGCCACGGTACCAGAGCTCAAACAACCCATCTCCAAACTTCCCTTCAGCTGACAGACATCAGTCCTACCTAAATCCAAAGGATCAGCAACCCATAATGCAGACAAACTATGCTGTGAAACAAAATGGACACAAACCCAAGGAAATTCCTTCCATTCTAGATGTGGAAAAGCACGAGCCAGTCAAAAAGTTTAAGGACAAAAGCATTAATTGTACTTCTGTTCAAATCTTAAGCATTGACAGAACCATGAGTGTTGGAACACAGACGGAGCAGCAAGTCCTGGACCATAAGAAATGCAAGGATTTGTGTGCGCCTGGCCAAGCCAAGTATGCCGAGCGGCACTCTCTTAAGCACTCAGATGATGACTCTGAAATTGTGAGTGATGATATCAGTGACATTTTCCGGTTTTTGGATGACATGAGTATCAGTGGGTCCACAGGCGTGATGCAGTCTTCGTGCTACAATAGCACTGGTTCCTTGTCTCAGGTGCATAAATCAGACTGTGACAGCTCACCTGAGCACAATTTGACTAAAATCTCCAACGGGAGTGCCTGCAACAAATTAGATAAAGTGGTCCGGGCAGATATCAGTAACGTGGATGATGAACTGAAAACGAGCGTCTGCAAATTAGTTTTGAGGATTGGCGAAATAGAGAAGAAACTTGAATCGCTCTCAGGCGTCCGAGAAGAAATCTCCCAAGTCCTGGGGAAATTAAGCAAGTTGGATCAAAAAATTCAGCAGCCAGAGAAGGTCAGCGTGCAAATAGATCTCAACTCATTGACAAGCGATGCTGCGTCAGATGAAAGTAACTCCCCACACATATTTCAGTGCCACAACACTCCTCATGGAGGCAAGCTAGAGAACAATCCCGAATGGTGCTGTTCAGACGCCAGTGGAAGTAACAGTGAGAGTCTTCGAgtaaaagccttaaaaaaaagtttatttactAGGAGGTCATCAAGATCATTAACAGAGGAAAATAGTGCAACTGAATCCAAAATAGCAAGTATTTCAAACTCTCCTCGAGACTGGAGAGCCATTACTTATACCAACAAAGTTGGCATCACGGAAGAGGAGATGAAAGACAGAGATGGAGGAGAAAACAAGGACTGGCACAGGAAATCTAAAGAG GCAGACAGGCAATACGAAATCCCACAGCCACATAGACTCCCCAAACAGCCAAAAGATGCTTTCTTGATTGAACAAGTCTTTAGTCCTCATCCTTACCCTGCATCACTCAAGTCACACATGAAAAGCAACCCACTCTACACAGACATGAGGTTGACAGAACTGGCTGAAGTGAAACGCGCCCAGCCGTCGTGGACCATAGAAGAATACACGAGGAATTCAGGGGATAAAGGCAAGATCGCAGCGTTGGATCTACAA ACCCAAGAATCTTTAAACCCGAACAACTTGGAATACTGGATGGAAGACATTTATACTCCTGGCTACGATTCCTTGTTGAAGCGCAAAGAAGCCGAgttcagaagagcaaaggtgTGCAAGATAGCTGCCCTGATAGCGGCGGCCGCTTGTACGGTGATCCTGGTCATTGTAGTTCCCATTTGCACAATGAAATCCTGA
- the MINAR1 gene encoding major intrinsically disordered Notch2-binding receptor 1 (The RefSeq protein has 1 substitution compared to this genomic sequence), whose product MESNQETSLFLVKILEELDTKQNTVSYQDLCKSLCARFDLSQLAKLRSVLFYTACLDPNFPATLFKDKMRCTVNNQQSKKIMVAADIVTIFNLIQMNGGVAKEKLPVARQKVKKKESFESCRSDTEICNMAECVPNCELSEQDFSQGFAVRRSSKCRKMDCKDCQQFVPSSEPNFLLGVNKEMKGRAASLDRLQALASYSIATSPPCEMQSTYFPMNIENESISDQDSLPISTGLKETFISNDEPFVMQSCVQKRNIFKEDFHNLITISPNLIPSNKKPEDGHREPQNRKESSKQTFFNHSFEMPYSSQYLNPVYSPIPDKRRVKHESLDDLQASTYFGPTTILGPQDTKKWTGKPTKQTAWPAKSWSLNTEEVPDFERSFFNRNQSEEKPRYQSSNNPSPNFPSADRHQSYLNPKDQQPIMQTNYAVKQNGHKPKEIPSILDVEKHEPVKKFKDKSINCTSVQILSIDRTMSVGTQTEQQVLDHKKCKDLCAPGQAKYAERHSLKHSDDDSEIVSDDISDIFRFLDDMSISGSTGVMQSSCYNSTGSLSQVHKSDCDSSPEHNLTKISNGSACNKLDKVVRADISNVDDELKTSVCKLVLRIGEIEKKLESLSGVREEISQVLGKLSKLDQKIQQPEKVSVQIDLNSLTSDAASDESNSPQIFQCHNTPHGGKLENNPEWCCSDASGSNSESLRVKALKKSLFTRRSSRSLTEENSATESKIASISNSPRDWRAITYTNKVGITEEEMKDRDGGENKDWHRKSKEADRQYEIPQPHRLPKQPKDAFLIEQVFSPHPYPASLKSHMKSNPLYTDMRLTELAEVKRAQPSWTIEEYTRNSGDKGKIAALDLQTQESLNPNNLEYWMEDIYTPGYDSLLKRKEAEFRRAKVCKIAALIAAAACTVILVIVVPICTMKS is encoded by the exons ATGGAGTCCAACCAGGAAACCTCACTCTTCCTGGTGAAGATCTTGGAGGAGCTGGACACAAAGCAGAATACTGTTTCTTACCAGGATCTCTGCAAGTCACTCTGTGCAAGGTTTGATCTGTCCCAGCTGGCCAAGCTCCGTAGTGTGTTGTTTTACACTGCTTGCCTGGATCCTAATTTCCCAGCGACTTTATTCAAAGACAAAATGCGATGCACTGTAAACAATCAGCAATCAAAGAAAATCATGGTGGCAGCAGATATAGTAACGATATTCAATCTCATACAAATGAACGGGGGAGTGGCCAAGGAGAAACTTCCAGTTGCAAGgcagaaagtgaagaagaagGAGTCCTTTGAGTCATGTAGGTCTGACACAGAGATCTGCAACATGGCAGAGTGTGTGCCCAACTGTGAGCTGAGTGAGCAGGACTTCAGCCAGGGCTTTGCAGTCAGAAGGTCTTCAAAATGCAGGAAGATGGACTGCAAAGACTGCCAGCAGTTTGTTCCCTCATCAGAGCCCAACTTCTTGCTTGGAGTTAACAAGGAGATGAAGGGCCGGGCTGCCTCTCTGGACAGGCTGCAGGCTCTGGCGTCCTACTCCATCGCCACGTCTCCGCCGTGTGAGATGCAGAGTACGTACTTCCCCATGAACATTGAAAATGAATCTATTTCAGACCAGGACTCTTTGCCTATAAGCACAGGCCTGAAAGaaactttcatttcaaatgacGAGCCGTTTGTGATGCAGTCGTGTgtccagaaaagaaatatattcaaAGAAGATTTTCATAATCTGATTACAATATCTCCCAACTTAATACCATCCAACAAAAAGCCGGAAGATGGACACAGAGAGcctcagaacagaaaagaaagctctAAGCAGACTTTTTTCAACCACAGCTTTGAAATGCCATACAGCAGCCAGTACTTGAATCCAGTTTATTCTCCTATACCAGATAAAAGACGAGTGAAGCACGAAAGCTTAGATGATCTTCAAGCTTCAACGTATTTTGGCCCAACGACTATTCTTGGGCCCCAGGATACCAAAAAGTGGACTGGAAAGCCAACCAAACAAACTGCCTGGCCAGCTAAAAGCTGGAGTTTAAATACCGAGGAGGTACCTGACTTTGAACGatcattttttaatagaaatcagTCAGAAGAGAAGCCACGGTACCAGAGCTCAAACAACCCATCTCCAAACTTCCCTTCAGCTGACAGACATCAGTCCTACCTAAATCCAAAGGATCAGCAACCCATAATGCAGACAAACTATGCTGTGAAACAAAATGGACACAAACCCAAGGAAATTCCTTCCATTCTAGATGTGGAAAAGCACGAGCCAGTCAAAAAGTTTAAGGACAAAAGCATTAATTGTACTTCTGTTCAAATCTTAAGCATTGACAGAACCATGAGTGTTGGAACACAGACGGAGCAGCAAGTCCTGGACCATAAGAAATGCAAGGATTTGTGTGCGCCTGGCCAAGCCAAGTATGCCGAGCGGCACTCTCTTAAGCACTCAGATGATGACTCTGAAATTGTGAGTGATGATATCAGTGACATTTTCCGGTTTTTGGATGACATGAGTATCAGTGGGTCCACAGGCGTGATGCAGTCTTCGTGCTACAATAGCACTGGTTCCTTGTCTCAGGTGCATAAATCAGACTGTGACAGCTCACCTGAGCACAATTTGACTAAAATCTCCAACGGGAGTGCCTGCAACAAATTAGATAAAGTGGTCCGGGCAGATATCAGTAACGTGGATGATGAACTGAAAACGAGCGTCTGCAAATTAGTTTTGAGGATTGGCGAAATAGAGAAGAAACTTGAATCGCTCTCAGGCGTCCGAGAAGAAATCTCCCAAGTCCTGGGGAAATTAAGCAAGTTGGATCAAAAAATTCAGCAGCCAGAGAAGGTCAGCGTGCAAATAGATCTCAACTCATTGACAAGCGATGCTGCGTCAGATGAAAGTAACTCCCCACACATATTTCAGTGCCACAACACTCCTCATGGAGGCAAGCTAGAGAACAATCCCGAATGGTGCTGTTCAGACGCCAGTGGAAGTAACAGTGAGAGTCTTCGAgtaaaagccttaaaaaaaagtttatttactAGGAGGTCATCAAGATCATTAACAGAGGAAAATAGTGCAACTGAATCCAAAATAGCAAGTATTTCAAACTCTCCTCGAGACTGGAGAGCCATTACTTATACCAACAAAGTTGGCATCACGGAAGAGGAGATGAAAGACAGAGATGGAGGAGAAAACAAGGACTGGCACAGGAAATCTAAAGAG GCAGACAGGCAATACGAAATCCCACAGCCACATAGACTCCCCAAACAGCCAAAAGATGCTTTCTTGATTGAACAAGTCTTTAGTCCTCATCCTTACCCTGCATCACTCAAGTCACACATGAAAAGCAACCCACTCTACACAGACATGAGGTTGACAGAACTGGCTGAAGTGAAACGCGCCCAGCCGTCGTGGACCATAGAAGAATACACGAGGAATTCAGGGGATAAAGGCAAGATCGCAGCGTTGGATCTACAA ACCCAAGAATCTTTAAACCCGAACAACTTGGAATACTGGATGGAAGACATTTATACTCCTGGCTACGATTCCTTGTTGAAGCGCAAAGAAGCCGAgttcagaagagcaaaggtgTGCAAGATAGCTGCCCTGATAGCGGCGGCCGCTTGTACGGTGATCCTGGTCATTGTAGTTCCCATTTGCACAATGAAATCCTGA